One Clostridium estertheticum DNA segment encodes these proteins:
- a CDS encoding M42 family metallopeptidase: MNYNEDKIKYYLKNILSIGSPSGYTEKIMDYIKEELQILNVPHFTTNKGAVVVTLKGKNDEYQRTLSAHVDTLGAMVKQINSSGSLAIDPIGGFMMNSIEGENCTIETIQGKTFTGTIQSTKPSVHISGDQARELKRTPENMEVILDEKISSKKEVEELGLNVGDFICFDTRTLFTEKGFIKSRHLDDKASVAILLYAIKHIVESSIELPYTTNIFISNYEEVGHGASASMPEKTKEFVSVDMGCPGLDQNSSEYSVCICAKDSSGPYDLRLRKKLTDICIKENIDYKIDVYPHYGSDASAALRAGYDIKTALIGAGIFASHGYERTHMDSILCTLDLIIKYCIAE; the protein is encoded by the coding sequence ATGAATTATAATGAAGATAAAATTAAATACTATTTAAAAAATATTCTATCAATAGGTAGTCCTTCTGGTTATACTGAAAAAATTATGGATTACATAAAAGAAGAGCTTCAAATATTAAACGTTCCACACTTCACTACTAATAAAGGTGCTGTTGTGGTTACCCTTAAAGGCAAAAATGATGAATACCAAAGGACGCTCTCTGCTCATGTAGATACACTTGGTGCAATGGTTAAACAAATTAATTCCAGTGGATCCCTTGCAATAGATCCTATTGGTGGATTCATGATGAATTCAATAGAAGGTGAAAACTGCACTATTGAAACTATCCAGGGTAAAACCTTCACAGGAACTATTCAAAGCACAAAACCTTCAGTACATATTAGTGGTGACCAGGCTCGCGAACTTAAAAGAACCCCGGAAAATATGGAAGTAATTCTTGATGAAAAAATTTCTTCAAAAAAAGAAGTTGAAGAACTAGGCCTCAACGTTGGTGATTTTATTTGCTTCGATACAAGAACACTATTTACTGAAAAAGGCTTTATAAAATCTAGGCATCTGGATGATAAAGCTTCAGTTGCAATTTTACTTTATGCTATAAAACACATTGTAGAAAGTAGCATTGAACTTCCATATACAACTAATATATTTATTAGCAATTATGAAGAAGTTGGGCATGGAGCTTCTGCTTCGATGCCAGAAAAAACTAAAGAGTTTGTATCTGTAGATATGGGTTGTCCAGGTCTTGATCAAAACTCTTCTGAATATAGTGTTTGTATCTGTGCCAAAGACTCATCAGGTCCTTATGATTTAAGACTTCGAAAAAAATTAACAGATATATGTATAAAAGAAAACATAGATTATAAAATAGATGTTTATCCACATTATGGTTCTGATGCTTCAGCTGCCTTAAGAGCTGGCTATGATATAAAAACAGCTTTAATTGGGGCTGGTATTTTTGCTTCTCATGGTTATGAAAGAACTCATATGGATTCTATATTATGCACTTTGGATTTAATAATTAAATACTGCATAGCTGAGTAA
- a CDS encoding TolB family protein, producing the protein MVSNEFYVERLLCNDAAKIVIDEEFKCDLKNRILFGDKYNNITELPKRKNNFKQSKYFKIASGFVICVFVSGTIFKVIDVPSKNIFAKGEEKTDVISPINSGKNSTNTNLLQPKVAVANINSIPSIASGSEGSTVGNLLEKYSNKNSNAVNKNPSKVNTEVSDDNINEGLVKDHKNSSVSTVVTGPVNVPKTEIKEDVVLSLKFYDSRYSVGGKSLVSVKDGGIFVKDMQSSNEKKLITYNDKTQIVEKPNFTPNDGIIYYKSEKVTLENGDIGEKNGAIYLTDKNGQESSKLVDGKDPMVSKDGKKLVYENEGKIFILTLATTNKRFVDNGKYPAFSDDGNTISYVKEDKETQNYDANTVKKDVYIQKTFSSLWVFDLVTENTHSLTNNEVNINGDSIQSWADAVRSGSVTSDLNVTSKYSYYESIWSSNNKEIYVIRKNNDAQMFEFIKFNIDK; encoded by the coding sequence TTGGTTAGCAACGAATTTTACGTAGAGAGATTATTGTGTAATGATGCAGCAAAGATTGTTATTGATGAGGAATTTAAATGCGATTTAAAAAACAGAATATTATTTGGAGATAAATACAACAATATTACAGAACTGCCTAAACGTAAAAATAACTTTAAACAAAGCAAATATTTTAAAATTGCTTCGGGCTTTGTAATTTGCGTATTTGTAAGTGGGACAATATTTAAGGTTATAGATGTTCCAAGTAAAAATATATTTGCAAAGGGTGAAGAGAAAACTGATGTTATTAGTCCAATAAATAGTGGCAAAAATAGTACAAATACAAATTTGCTACAACCTAAAGTTGCAGTAGCAAACATCAATAGTATACCAAGTATAGCAAGTGGTAGTGAAGGTAGCACTGTTGGTAATCTTTTAGAAAAATATAGTAATAAGAATAGTAATGCAGTTAATAAAAACCCAAGTAAGGTAAATACAGAGGTAAGTGATGACAACATAAATGAAGGCTTAGTTAAGGACCATAAAAATTCTAGTGTTTCAACAGTTGTGACAGGTCCAGTAAATGTACCTAAAACAGAGATCAAAGAAGATGTAGTTTTAAGTTTGAAATTCTACGATTCAAGGTATTCTGTTGGTGGAAAGAGCCTAGTTAGTGTTAAAGATGGCGGTATATTTGTAAAGGATATGCAGTCATCAAATGAGAAAAAATTAATAACTTATAATGATAAGACTCAAATAGTTGAAAAGCCTAATTTTACACCTAATGATGGAATAATTTATTATAAATCAGAAAAGGTAACCTTAGAAAATGGGGATATTGGTGAAAAAAATGGAGCTATCTATTTAACAGATAAAAATGGCCAAGAATCTAGTAAACTTGTAGATGGAAAAGATCCTATGGTATCAAAAGATGGTAAAAAGTTAGTTTATGAAAATGAAGGTAAAATATTTATCCTAACTTTAGCAACAACTAATAAAAGGTTTGTGGATAATGGTAAATATCCTGCTTTTTCTGATGACGGTAACACAATAAGTTATGTAAAGGAAGATAAAGAAACTCAGAACTATGATGCAAATACTGTTAAAAAAGATGTTTATATTCAAAAAACATTTTCTAGCTTATGGGTTTTTGATTTAGTAACTGAAAACACCCATAGTTTAACAAATAACGAAGTTAATATCAATGGTGATAGTATTCAATCCTGGGCAGATGCTGTAAGAAGTGGAAGTGTTACTAGTGACCTTAATGTAACTAGTAAATATAGCTATTATGAGAGTATTTGGTCTTCTAACAATAAAGAAATATATGTTATTAGAAAAAACAATGATGCACAAATGTTTGAATTCATTAAGTTTAACATAGATAAATAA
- a CDS encoding RNA polymerase sigma factor produces MQSKFEQLYDMYYDCVYRYIFVSVKNKWNAEDIIATVFTKIFENKDKITEVEASKNWIFRIAHNTIIDFYRKNSKVIPIESFLDRGDEDFGYEDIVIRDEFNGVKKIIDGLPEDTKKMLYLRFYGGLKFREIAETVNVAENTVKSTISRAIKKIKKNYEHSLGGDVIG; encoded by the coding sequence ATGCAAAGCAAGTTCGAACAGCTTTATGATATGTACTATGATTGCGTGTACAGATATATTTTTGTTTCTGTAAAAAATAAATGGAACGCAGAAGATATAATAGCAACTGTGTTTACTAAAATATTTGAAAATAAAGATAAAATTACTGAGGTAGAAGCAAGCAAAAATTGGATTTTTCGTATAGCTCATAATACTATTATAGATTTTTATAGAAAAAACAGCAAAGTAATCCCCATCGAAAGTTTTTTGGATAGAGGGGATGAAGATTTTGGATATGAGGATATTGTTATCAGAGATGAGTTTAATGGAGTGAAAAAAATAATTGATGGATTACCAGAAGATACAAAAAAAATGCTTTATTTGAGATTTTATGGTGGTCTCAAATTTAGAGAAATTGCAGAAACAGTAAATGTAGCAGAAAATACTGTTAAGTCAACTATTTCAAGGGCTATAAAGAAAATTAAGAAAAATTATGAACATAGTTTAGGAGGTGATGTAATTGGTTAG
- the sleB gene encoding spore cortex-lytic enzyme: MTVLIAYFASEAYFNISSKAAIAKVYKYGARGDQVIEIQTKLKKWGYYNNSVDGIYGYNTYLSVKSFQSHNGLVVDGVAGSQTLAAIGINPSTSDSSGTASGQNVTNNKDVDLIARLINGEARGEPYEGQVAVGAVILNRTSDARFPSTIAGVIYQPGAFTAIVDGQINAKIEDSSIRAARDAINGWDPSGGAVFYFNPETSTNKWIWSRPLIKIIGKHRFCS; the protein is encoded by the coding sequence ATGACTGTTTTAATTGCATATTTTGCAAGTGAAGCTTATTTTAATATTTCTAGTAAGGCAGCAATAGCAAAGGTTTATAAATATGGGGCGCGTGGCGATCAGGTTATAGAAATTCAAACTAAATTGAAAAAATGGGGCTATTATAACAATAGTGTTGATGGAATATATGGCTATAATACCTACCTTTCAGTTAAGTCCTTTCAATCACACAATGGACTTGTGGTAGATGGGGTGGCAGGAAGCCAAACACTAGCGGCCATAGGTATAAATCCAAGTACATCAGATTCTAGTGGAACAGCTTCTGGCCAAAACGTAACAAACAATAAGGATGTGGATTTAATAGCTAGACTCATAAATGGCGAGGCTAGAGGAGAACCTTATGAAGGCCAAGTGGCTGTTGGAGCAGTAATTCTCAATAGAACATCTGATGCAAGATTTCCATCTACAATTGCAGGGGTGATTTATCAACCAGGTGCATTCACAGCCATAGTAGACGGACAAATAAATGCGAAAATTGAAGACAGCTCCATAAGGGCTGCAAGAGATGCAATAAATGGGTGGGATCCTTCTGGAGGGGCAGTCTTCTATTTTAATCCTGAAACAAGTACTAATAAGTGGATTTGGTCACGCCCACTTATAAAAATAATTGGTAAGCATAGATTTTGTAGCTAA
- a CDS encoding magnesium transporter, with protein MEKVSEFFLSKVLNQNVYDEFEDNIGKLFDIYVTTEQGYPRVIGYKIKKGREIYNYEFRNIDMCKEDKGIVLRVRGVKDIIPRKFSYLLSKHLLNKQIVDVNGKKVVKVNDLTMNKIGGEIRVVAVESGIIAASRKYKLDGIIRFLYDILGKKPQENSITWESVQSLEMVADSLKLTEPYGKLTKLHPADLADILEGLDTEARNKIFESLDKDLAADTLEELQPEVQADILSTINNIRAQEILDEMPNDEIADILDEMKEVDAEKILLNFNKEDEEEIRNLMDYPDEVVGSIMNKDFISFNVNITASETIEILRELQPEDEVIHYIYIVDEDEKLQGFISLRNLVLSAPIQKLKDIMDDKVIKIKDCQDIEDAIEVALKYDLISLPVVDLDEKLCGIVIMNDIIEELLSPRWKRKLKKII; from the coding sequence ATGGAAAAAGTTTCTGAATTTTTTTTAAGTAAAGTACTTAATCAAAATGTGTATGATGAATTTGAGGATAATATTGGGAAGTTGTTTGATATTTATGTTACTACTGAACAAGGATATCCAAGAGTAATAGGATATAAAATCAAAAAAGGAAGAGAAATTTATAATTATGAATTTAGAAATATAGATATGTGTAAAGAGGATAAAGGAATAGTGCTACGAGTAAGGGGAGTTAAAGATATAATTCCTAGGAAATTTTCTTACCTTTTATCTAAACATTTATTAAATAAACAAATAGTTGATGTTAATGGCAAGAAAGTTGTTAAAGTTAATGATCTAACCATGAATAAGATTGGTGGAGAAATAAGAGTTGTAGCCGTAGAATCAGGTATTATTGCAGCTTCAAGAAAATATAAATTAGATGGGATAATTAGATTTTTATATGATATATTGGGCAAAAAACCTCAAGAGAATAGTATAACCTGGGAAAGTGTTCAATCACTAGAAATGGTAGCTGATAGCTTAAAACTAACGGAGCCCTACGGAAAATTAACTAAGCTCCACCCTGCAGACCTTGCGGATATTTTAGAGGGGCTTGATACTGAGGCACGAAACAAAATTTTTGAGAGCCTAGATAAAGATTTAGCAGCAGATACCCTAGAGGAACTACAACCAGAGGTGCAAGCAGATATTTTAAGTACTATAAACAACATCCGCGCGCAAGAAATTTTAGATGAAATGCCTAATGATGAAATTGCTGATATTTTAGATGAAATGAAGGAAGTTGATGCGGAAAAAATTCTTCTGAATTTTAATAAAGAGGATGAAGAAGAGATTAGAAATCTTATGGATTACCCAGATGAAGTTGTGGGAAGCATAATGAATAAAGATTTTATATCTTTTAATGTAAATATTACAGCTAGTGAAACTATAGAAATTTTAAGGGAGCTTCAACCTGAAGATGAAGTAATACATTATATTTATATTGTAGATGAGGATGAAAAACTTCAAGGGTTTATTTCACTCAGGAATTTAGTGCTCTCGGCTCCAATTCAGAAATTGAAAGATATTATGGATGATAAAGTTATTAAAATAAAAGATTGTCAAGACATTGAGGATGCAATTGAGGTAGCCTTGAAATATGATTTAATTTCGCTTCCTGTAGTGGATTTAGATGAAAAATTATGCGGAATAGTAATTATGAATGATATAATTGAAGAACTATTGTCTCCTAGATGGAAAAGAAAACTCAAAAAAATTATATAA
- a CDS encoding YgiQ family radical SAM protein, with amino-acid sequence MEVNKQFLPISMADLKERNISQLDFIIITGDAYIDHPSFGTAIIGRTLEHQGFTVGIIAQPNWESVDDFRKLGKPKYGFLINSGNIDSMVNHYTTSKKKRRTDLYSPGGEMGHRPDRAVIVYCNRAREAFKNVPIIIGGIEASLRRFAHYDYWDNKVRRSLLIDAKADLLIYGMGEKTVVEIANLFKYGMTIDKMTSIRGTIYASKEIGELKDFIEVPSFEAVSVDKDTYAESYKLQSLEQDDIRGKIVVQKHNDRYVVQNPPQISLTQNEMDITYDLPYTRTYHPIYEAKGGIPAITEVEFSITSHRGCFGSCSFCALTFHQGRVIQNRSQKSIIEEAKLLTTLKNFKGYIHDIGGPTANFRHRACKIQEKVGVCRDRQCMYPTPCKNLIIDHTEYLDLLRKVRILPNIKKVFIRSGIRYDYLIFDKNTKFFEELCEHHISGQLKVAPEHISDKVLDQMGKSKKEVYDRFVKKYFEIDKKLEKNQFLVPYLMSSHPGSDLSESIKLSEYIKEMGYTPEQVQDFYPTPGSLSTTIYYTGINPFTKEKVYVPNDQKEKNMQRALLQFKNPENYNLVKEALIKAHREDLIGFEKKSLIPPRPLKANTNTKFSRNKKSIK; translated from the coding sequence ATGGAAGTAAACAAACAATTTTTACCTATTAGTATGGCTGATTTAAAAGAAAGAAATATATCTCAATTAGATTTTATAATAATTACAGGGGATGCATATATAGATCATCCCTCCTTTGGGACTGCTATAATCGGAAGAACCTTAGAACATCAAGGCTTTACTGTAGGTATCATAGCCCAACCTAATTGGGAAAGCGTTGATGATTTCAGAAAGCTTGGAAAGCCTAAATACGGATTTCTTATAAATTCTGGTAATATAGATTCTATGGTTAATCATTATACTACTTCAAAGAAAAAAAGACGTACAGATCTTTATTCTCCAGGTGGCGAAATGGGGCATAGACCTGATAGAGCAGTTATTGTGTATTGTAATAGAGCTCGCGAGGCCTTTAAAAATGTTCCAATTATAATTGGTGGTATAGAAGCAAGTCTTAGACGATTTGCCCATTATGATTATTGGGATAATAAGGTGAGGCGAAGTCTCTTAATTGATGCTAAAGCAGATTTACTAATCTATGGTATGGGCGAAAAAACTGTAGTTGAAATTGCTAATCTTTTCAAGTATGGCATGACCATAGATAAGATGACTTCTATAAGAGGAACTATTTATGCTTCAAAAGAAATTGGAGAACTTAAAGATTTCATAGAAGTACCATCTTTTGAAGCTGTAAGTGTTGATAAAGACACTTATGCAGAAAGCTATAAATTACAATCATTGGAACAGGATGATATAAGAGGAAAAATTGTAGTACAAAAACATAATGATAGATACGTGGTACAAAACCCTCCTCAAATTTCACTAACTCAAAATGAAATGGACATAACTTATGATTTGCCATATACGAGAACATATCACCCTATATATGAAGCTAAAGGTGGTATTCCTGCAATAACTGAAGTTGAGTTTTCTATAACAAGTCATAGAGGTTGTTTTGGTAGCTGTTCATTTTGTGCACTAACCTTTCATCAAGGTAGAGTTATTCAAAATAGAAGCCAAAAATCCATTATAGAGGAAGCGAAGCTTTTAACAACCTTAAAGAATTTCAAAGGTTACATTCACGATATTGGCGGCCCAACAGCAAATTTTAGGCATAGAGCCTGCAAAATTCAAGAAAAAGTAGGTGTATGCAGAGATAGACAATGCATGTATCCAACTCCTTGTAAAAATCTTATTATTGATCACACTGAATATTTAGATTTATTAAGAAAGGTTAGAATTCTTCCAAATATTAAAAAAGTTTTTATTCGTTCTGGAATAAGATATGATTATTTGATTTTTGATAAAAACACTAAGTTTTTTGAAGAATTGTGCGAACATCATATTAGTGGGCAATTAAAAGTAGCTCCTGAACACATTAGTGACAAGGTGCTAGATCAAATGGGCAAATCCAAAAAGGAAGTTTATGATCGTTTTGTAAAAAAATATTTTGAAATAGATAAAAAATTAGAAAAAAATCAATTTTTGGTTCCCTATCTTATGTCAAGCCACCCTGGCTCTGACCTTTCGGAATCAATTAAATTATCAGAATATATAAAAGAAATGGGCTACACTCCAGAACAGGTTCAAGACTTTTATCCAACACCAGGTAGTTTATCTACTACAATATATTACACTGGAATTAACCCTTTTACCAAAGAGAAGGTTTATGTTCCAAATGATCAAAAGGAAAAAAATATGCAAAGAGCCCTGCTTCAATTTAAAAATCCAGAAAACTATAACCTTGTAAAAGAAGCTCTAATAAAAGCTCATAGAGAAGATTTAATTGGCTTTGAAAAAAAATCCTTGATACCACCAAGACCTTTAAAAGCAAACACTAATACCAAATTTTCAAGGAATAAAAAGTCTATAAAGTAA
- a CDS encoding YegS/Rv2252/BmrU family lipid kinase gives MHKVKFIYNPFSGENTIASDLDRVIMIHQKYNHIIVPHRMCYENPISNAFFDIDKSYRYVLIAGGDGTVDNVVNEMKKRNIDLPIAILPSGTANDFANYLGMPQDVEEACNQILKSKEKKIDIGKINDKYFLNVASTGLFTDISQKMDMNLKNTIGKLAYYVKGLEQLPNFRKLKIKVHSHEVSFDGDMYLMLVFNGQTAGNLKFAYKAKVDDGLLDVIIIKAGMLKNILNVFIKMLRSEHLENVDGIIYFKTKKLEIECFEDIVTDIDGERGPDFPLLIECVKGGISILGAKI, from the coding sequence ATGCATAAGGTAAAATTTATATATAATCCATTTTCTGGAGAAAACACCATAGCATCAGATTTAGATAGGGTGATAATGATTCATCAAAAATATAATCATATAATAGTTCCACATAGAATGTGTTATGAAAACCCTATATCAAACGCTTTTTTTGATATAGATAAAAGCTACAGATATGTTTTAATAGCAGGTGGAGATGGGACTGTAGATAATGTAGTAAATGAGATGAAAAAAAGGAATATTGATTTGCCTATAGCGATTCTTCCCTCAGGTACTGCAAATGATTTTGCTAATTATTTAGGAATGCCACAAGATGTTGAAGAAGCCTGTAATCAAATATTAAAAAGCAAAGAAAAAAAGATAGATATAGGAAAGATAAATGATAAATATTTTCTAAATGTAGCAAGTACAGGATTATTTACAGATATATCACAAAAAATGGATATGAACTTAAAAAACACTATAGGAAAACTTGCATACTATGTAAAAGGTTTAGAGCAGTTACCTAATTTTAGAAAGTTGAAAATAAAGGTTCATTCACATGAAGTTTCTTTTGATGGAGATATGTATCTAATGTTGGTATTTAATGGACAAACAGCAGGAAATTTAAAATTTGCATATAAGGCTAAAGTGGACGACGGACTTTTAGATGTAATTATAATAAAGGCTGGAATGTTGAAAAATATCTTAAATGTTTTTATTAAAATGCTTCGAAGTGAGCATTTAGAAAATGTAGATGGCATTATTTATTTTAAAACGAAAAAATTAGAAATAGAATGCTTCGAAGATATTGTCACAGATATAGATGGGGAAAGAGGACCAGATTTTCCACTCCTTATAGAATGTGTAAAAGGTGGGATATCCATATTAGGAGCTAAAATATAA
- a CDS encoding CBS domain-containing protein has product MKISEIMTKDVISLSVDDTVEHAAGLMKEHDIGSIPVITNEKIVGIVTDRDIILRCVAEGKDLKMQKVREIMTSNPVVGDENLNVDDAARIMSERQIRRLPIINNNELVGMVSLGDLAIDPNLRQEASGALSEISIPCTPNI; this is encoded by the coding sequence ATGAAAATTTCTGAGATAATGACTAAAGACGTTATAAGTTTATCCGTAGATGATACAGTTGAGCATGCAGCAGGACTTATGAAGGAACATGATATAGGATCTATCCCTGTAATTACAAATGAGAAAATAGTTGGAATTGTAACGGATAGGGATATAATACTTAGATGTGTTGCTGAAGGTAAAGACTTGAAAATGCAAAAGGTTAGAGAAATTATGACCTCAAATCCAGTGGTAGGTGATGAAAATTTAAATGTGGATGATGCAGCTAGGATTATGAGCGAAAGGCAAATAAGGAGATTACCAATAATAAACAACAATGAATTGGTTGGAATGGTATCCCTTGGAGATTTAGCAATAGATCCCAATCTTAGGCAAGAGGCGTCAGGGGCATTAAGTGAGATTTCTATTCCTTGCACACCCAATATTTAA
- the pssA gene encoding CDP-diacylglycerol--serine O-phosphatidyltransferase, whose translation MKKNSIPNILTFGNLIFGLLSLLMTFQANYKLSVIFILLAGLMDRYDGQVARLLKVSSELGKELDSLADLVSFGVAPSLLIFNLYNFISLGYLGYICFLVFPVAGAYRLARYNSSKFDNVYTGIPITAAGMLVALYALLNLNSPNNFPLTIIIMFILSYLMISKFQIKKV comes from the coding sequence GTGAAGAAAAATTCTATCCCAAATATTTTAACCTTTGGGAATTTAATTTTTGGTTTATTATCCCTACTTATGACTTTTCAAGCTAATTACAAGTTATCAGTAATTTTCATACTACTCGCTGGCCTTATGGATAGATACGATGGCCAAGTAGCACGTTTATTAAAAGTATCTAGCGAACTTGGAAAAGAATTAGATTCATTAGCAGATCTAGTATCTTTCGGCGTTGCGCCTTCATTACTTATATTTAATTTATATAATTTCATATCACTTGGCTATTTGGGATATATCTGCTTTTTAGTTTTTCCTGTAGCAGGTGCATATAGACTAGCACGATATAACAGTTCTAAATTTGATAATGTTTATACAGGAATACCTATTACCGCGGCTGGTATGCTTGTAGCACTGTATGCACTATTAAATTTAAATTCTCCTAATAATTTTCCACTTACTATTATTATAATGTTTATCCTGTCTTATCTTATGATAAGTAAATTTCAAATAAAGAAAGTGTGA
- the cax gene encoding calcium/proton exchanger: MKKTYIFIIVVIALMFMSTSSSLVNTIIYSLAIVPLAILLGDQTTRISDYIGQKKGGLLAATVGNVPELMMGIWSIKYGMIPLVQASLIGSIINNMLLGLGIAVVFGGFKYRQQNFNSIIARTNFNMLLLAMSSMVVIATLNRYSVVMNSVLISISVKVAFLLIGIYILGLVFSLYTHNNLFVVSEDNEEEKNTIKDKKVILRKKKIAINKKVLESTITLICISVLLYFISDKLIYNIRDFIKNYNISQEFIGIILIPFLGNIGENVSTIMSAMKNKVDMSLETAIGSSIQISLFVTPVLVIFSCFMGLSMTLLFPVFHIIMCGIAVGMSYLVFQDGKTYWLEGSILITSYIIITLAYYYIV, encoded by the coding sequence ATGAAAAAAACCTACATTTTTATAATTGTTGTAATAGCCTTAATGTTTATGAGCACTTCATCAAGTTTAGTAAATACAATAATATATTCCTTAGCCATAGTTCCATTAGCTATTTTACTAGGAGATCAAACAACTAGAATATCAGATTATATAGGACAAAAAAAGGGAGGGCTACTCGCCGCTACAGTGGGTAATGTCCCAGAGCTTATGATGGGGATATGGTCAATAAAGTATGGTATGATACCTTTGGTTCAAGCTTCCTTAATTGGGTCAATTATAAATAATATGCTTTTAGGTCTAGGAATTGCAGTAGTATTCGGAGGATTTAAGTACAGGCAGCAAAATTTCAATAGTATAATAGCAAGAACAAACTTCAATATGTTACTGCTAGCAATGTCTTCTATGGTAGTTATAGCAACATTAAATAGATACTCTGTAGTTATGAATTCGGTACTTATATCCATAAGTGTGAAAGTTGCTTTTTTACTCATAGGTATCTATATCTTAGGGCTAGTATTCTCATTGTATACACATAACAATTTATTTGTTGTTAGTGAGGATAATGAAGAAGAAAAAAATACTATAAAAGACAAAAAAGTAATTTTAAGAAAGAAAAAAATTGCAATAAATAAAAAAGTTTTAGAAAGCACAATAACCTTAATTTGTATATCTGTATTACTCTATTTTATAAGTGATAAGTTGATTTATAATATTAGAGATTTTATAAAAAACTATAATATATCCCAGGAATTCATAGGTATCATCTTAATTCCATTTCTTGGTAATATAGGCGAAAATGTTTCTACTATAATGAGTGCAATGAAAAACAAAGTAGATATGAGCTTAGAAACAGCTATAGGGTCAAGTATCCAAATTTCACTTTTTGTTACCCCTGTGCTTGTAATATTTTCTTGCTTTATGGGTCTAAGTATGACGCTTTTATTTCCGGTTTTTCACATAATAATGTGTGGTATAGCAGTAGGAATGTCTTATTTAGTGTTTCAGGATGGAAAAACTTATTGGCTAGAAGGAAGCATTTTAATTACTTCCTATATCATAATTACTTTAGCATATTATTATATTGTATAG
- the rbr gene encoding rubrerythrin, translating into MQLKGSKTERNLLKTFAGESRARNKYTLYAEKAEQEGYEYVASIFEATANNEKAHARVVFDKFLKMNKNTAENLMDAAAGEAAESSKIYKQFEKEAREEGFIEIADFYKELQEVEESHEMRYMKIYENLIAGMMFKRNNEVKWQCMNCGYIHIGKEAPAFCPLCKFPRAYFKIYCEDYK; encoded by the coding sequence ATGCAATTAAAGGGTAGTAAAACAGAAAGAAATCTTCTTAAAACTTTTGCAGGAGAGTCAAGAGCAAGAAACAAATACACACTTTATGCTGAAAAAGCTGAGCAGGAGGGGTATGAGTATGTAGCCTCTATTTTCGAAGCTACTGCAAACAATGAAAAGGCTCATGCAAGAGTAGTTTTTGATAAGTTTCTAAAGATGAATAAAAATACAGCAGAAAATTTGATGGATGCGGCAGCGGGAGAAGCTGCAGAAAGTAGCAAGATATATAAACAATTTGAAAAAGAGGCCAGAGAAGAGGGTTTTATAGAAATTGCAGATTTCTATAAAGAATTGCAGGAAGTAGAAGAAAGCCATGAAATGAGGTATATGAAAATATATGAAAATCTTATAGCTGGCATGATGTTTAAAAGAAATAATGAAGTAAAATGGCAATGTATGAATTGTGGATATATTCATATAGGAAAAGAAGCACCTGCTTTTTGCCCTCTATGTAAGTTCCCAAGAGCTTACTTTAAAATATACTGCGAAGATTACAAATAG